One region of Capsicum annuum cultivar UCD-10X-F1 unplaced genomic scaffold, UCD10Xv1.1 ctg54813, whole genome shotgun sequence genomic DNA includes:
- the LOC124893161 gene encoding uncharacterized protein At4g04775-like: MLENFVNIEVPDLCYCSEFCPLRTSRTLSNSGRRFFGCKVPKENGGCGYFRWIDPKPSIFVHQYLEVESSLMIKCKSGENSCERLKQKLKDVEQERNTLCEKLKDSEEKLMSLRQKLKKVKLERECAKFKLNRFVLLLLIVLTVKWFFNMV; encoded by the exons ATGTTGGAGAATTTCGTTAACATTGAGGTTCCCGATTTGTGTTATTGTTCTGAATTTTGTCCATTAAGAACTTCAAGGACTCTATCAAATTCTGGTCGTAGATTTTTTGGATGTAAAGTTCCAAAG GAAAATGGTGGATGTGGgtactttagatggattgatccaAAACCTTCAATTTTTGTGCATCAATATCTTGAGGTAGAATCGAGCTTAATGATAAAGTGCAAAAGTGGTGAAAATTCGTGTGAACGATTGAAGCAAAAGCTCAAAGACGTTGAACAAGAGAGGAACactttgtgtgagaaattgaaagatagtgAAGAGAAGTTGATGTCATTgaggcaaaaactcaaaaaagttaaACTTGAAAGGGAATGTGCTAAGTTCAAATTGAATAGATTTGTTCTACTTCTTCTCATTGTTCTTACTGTAAAGTGGTTCTTTAATATGGTGTAA